The proteins below are encoded in one region of Pseudophryne corroboree isolate aPseCor3 chromosome 8, aPseCor3.hap2, whole genome shotgun sequence:
- the SLC25A5 gene encoding ADP/ATP translocase 2 translates to MTDGAISFAKDFLAGGVAAAISKTAVAPIERVKLLLQVQHASKQITVDKQYKGIMDCVVRIPKEQGFVSFWRGNLANVIRYFPTQALNFAFKDKYKQIFLDNVDKRTQFWRYFAGNLASGGAAGATSLCFVYPLDFARTRLAADVGKAGADREFRGLGDCLAKIFKSDGFKGLYQGFNVSVQGIIIYRAAYFGIYDTAKGMLPDPKNTHIFISWMIAQTVTAVAGFASYPFDTVRRRMMMQSGRKGADIMYSGTIDCWKKIAKDEGSKAFFKGAWSNVLRGMGGAFVLVLYDEMKKYI, encoded by the exons ATGACCGACGGAGCTATATCCTTCGCCAAGGACTTCTTGGCCGGCGGTGTTGCTGCTGCTATCTCTAAGACCGCTGTGGCACCCATAGAGCGGGTCAAGCTTCTGCTACAG GTCCAACatgcaagcaaacagatcacagtcgACAAGCAGTACAAAGGAATCATGGACTGTGTTGTCCGTATCCCCAAAGAACAAGGTTTCGTGTCCTTCTGGCGTGGTAACCTTGCCAACGTGATCCGATATTTCCCTACCCAGGCCCTCAACTTTGCTTTCAAAGACAAGTACAAGCAGATCTTCCTTGATAATGTTGACAAGAGAACCCAGTTCTGGCGTTACTTTGCTGGAAACCTGGCATCTGGTGGTGCTGCTGGGGCCACCTCACTGTGCTTCGTCTACCCACTGGACTTTGCCAGAACACGTCTAGCTGCTGATGTCGGTAAAGCTGGTGCTGACAGAGAATTTAGAGGTCTTGGAGACTGCTTAGCAAAAATCTTCAAATCTGATGGGTTTAAAGGTCTCTACCAGGGTTTCAATGTGTCTGTCCAGGGCATCATCATTTATAGAGCAGCTTATTTTGGAATCTATGATACAGCTAAAG GTATGCTACCTGATCCCAAGAACACACACATTTTTATCAGCTGGATGATTGCTCAGACAGTAACAGCAGTGGCTGGTTTTGCCTCCTATCCATTTGACACAGTCCGGCGTCGTATGATGATGCAGTCTGGAAGGAAAGGAG CTGATATCATGTACAGTGGCACAATTGACTGCTGGAAGAAGATTGCAAAGGATGAAGGTTCAAAGGCTTTCTTCAAGGGTGCCTGGTCCAATGTACTCCGAGGGATGGGTGGCGCTTTCGTGTTGGTCTTGTATGATGAGATGAAGAAATACATCTAA